Within Streptomyces roseirectus, the genomic segment ATCGCGTACCCCTGCCGCACCGAGCCGACCATGACGCCGAACGTGCGGGTCAGGGAGAACGGGATGACCAGGATCAGGAAGATCTCGAAGAGGTTGGTGAACGGCGTCGGATTCTCGTACGGATGCGCCGAGTTGGCGTTGAAGTAGCCGCCGCCGTTGGTGCCGAGCTCCTTGATGGCCTCCTGCGAGGCGACCGCCCCGCCGTTCCACTGCCGCGAGCCCCCCATGAACTGACCGACCTCGTGGATGCCGGAGAAGTTCTGGATCACCCCGCAGGCGACCAGGACGACGGCCGCGAGCGCCGCGCCGGGCACCAGGATGCGGACGGTGCCGCGCACCAAGTCGGCCCAGAAGTTGCCCAGTTCACCGGTGCGCGAGCGCGCGAATCCGCGGACGAGGGCGACCGCGACCGCGATGCCGACGGCCGCCGAGACGAAGTTCTGCACGGCGAGCCCGGCCGTCTGCACGACGTGCCCCATGGTCTGCTCGCCGTAGTACGACTGCCAGTTGGTGTTCGTCACGAACGAGACGGCCGTGTTGAACGCCTGCGCCGGGTTCACCGAGTCGAAGCCCAGCGAGCCGGGCAGGACGCCCTGGAGCCGCTGCAGCAGGTACAGGAACAGCACGCCGACGGCCGAGAAGGCGAGCACCCCGCGCAGGTACGCGGGCCACGTCATCTGGGTGTCGGGGTTCGCGCCGATGCCCCGGTAGATCCAGCGTTCCACCCTCCAGTGCCGGCCGGTGGAGTACACCTTGGCCATGTAGTTCCCGAGAGGGATGTAGGAGAGCGCCAGCGCGCCTATGAGTGCGAGGAGTTGCAGGACTCCCGCGAGTACGGGACCCACGCTCTCAGAACCTCTCCGGGAAGATCAGGGCGAGGACGAGATAGCCCAGCAGGGCGACGGCCACGATCAGGCCGACGATGTTCTCGGCGGTCACAGCTTCGCCACCCCCTTGGCGACGAGAGCCACCAGCGCGAACACCGCGATCGTGGTGACGACGAAGGCCAGGTCGGCCATCGCTAGCTCCTGAGAAGGATCGAACGCATCCGCAAGCGGATCGGACGCCTTCGAGGAAACCTCCCGGGGCGGCCGGTGCCGACCCTTCTTGACGGGTCCCATACGGCACCGGAGGGACCTTTGACGGGTCCCTTACGGGGGGTACGGGGATTACGGGGGGGGCACGGATCACGGGGGTGTCCCGCAAGGACCACGGGGGGTGTCCCGCAAGGGCCACGGGGGCGCCCCGCAAGGGCCGCAACCCCTACGGGACACCCCCGTCATACCCGGGGCCCGGTCTTACCCCCGCGCGGCCCGCAGCAGCTCCGCCGCCTCCCGCGCCACCCCGGGCGCCGCCAGCAGCAGCGGCGTGTCGTACGCGGGCAGCTCGGGCAGGGCCACGGCACCGGCCTCGGTCGCGATGAGCAGGGCGGGGAGGCCGTCGATCGGGTGGAACTCGCCGATCGCGGCAGCGCTCGCACGGCCCGCCGCGACCTGGGCCAGGGAGAGGGCGGTGGAGCCCATGACGCGGACCGTGCAGTGCCGCTCGGCGAGCGCCGCGAGGAGGGCGTCGAGGCCGGTCCAGTGCCGGTGCGCGGCCCACTCGGTCATGAAGACGTGACCCGTCAGGGTCGTGTGCGGGGCGGCCGTCAGGGGCGCGCCGTCGAGGAACGCGCCCCTGCCCCTGATCGCGGTGAAGACCTCGCCCCGCCAGGGGTCGGCGACCACGCCGAGCAGCGGACTGCCGTCCGGCGCGGCGAGCCCCAGGGAGAAGGAGCACCAGCCGAGGCCGTGCGCGTAGTTCGTGGTGCCGTCGATGGGGTCGATCAGCCAGTGCGGGGCGTCGGGGACGCCGTCCGTCGTCCCGTACTCCTCGCCGACGATCCCGTACTCGGGGAACGCGTCGGTGAGGACTTCACGGACGTGCGCCTCGACCTCCTCGTCCCGGTCGGTGACGATGTCCGCCGGGCCCTCCTTCTGGCGTACCTCCTGAGGACGAGGCCGGCGGATCACCTCCGACGCCCAGTACGCCAGCTCCGTCGCGACCTCCATGGCCGCGTCGAGGTCCACCTCGTCACGCACAGCTCTTCACCACGCCTTCCACGTCGTTGCTGATGATCGCGTCCACGCCCCAGGAGATCAGTTCTTCCCGCCGGACGGCGTCGTCCACCGTCCAGCAGCTCACCTTGATGCCCCGGTCGTGCCATACCCGTACCTCCTGAGAGCTCAGGAACCGGTGCTCGGGGTTGTAGTACTGGGGGCGTACGGCGGTGAGGACCGACTCGGCCGGGGGTTCGGCGCCGTACCAGCTCAGGAAGAGGGTGACGTGGTCGTCGCGCGCGCGGACGGCGGCCATCGCCTCCGCCGAGCCGCAGAACATGGCGCCGGCGCCGGCGATCTCCGCGAGGGCGGCGACCGCCAGCTCGGGGTCCCCGGTGTCGAGGAGCAGCGGGCGGGCGGCCGTCTCCAGGGCCTCGGCGAGGGTGGGGACGTCGGGGGCGAGGGCGCGCAGCGCGGACAGGGTGAGGTCGGCGACGCGCTCGGGGCGGCCCCACAGGCGGGTCAGGTCGTCGTCGTGGTGCAGGACGAGGACACCATCGGCGGTACGCCTCAGGTCCACCTCGATCGCGTCGGCCCCGGCGGCGCCCGCGAGGCGGATCGCCGCGAGCGTGTTCTCGACGGCGCCTCGGGGGTCGCCCCGGTGGGCGACGGCGAGGAGGCTCATGCGGCGGCGCCGTGGCCGTCGTACGACGCGGGGGCTTCACCCTTGGGTAGGTCGTCCCTGGGTACGTCGCCCTCAGGTACGTCACCCTCGGGTACGTCACTCCCGAGTACGTCACCCCTGGGTACGTCGTACGCCAGCGCGCGCCCGGCCGAGACCAGGACCCGCTCCCCCACCCCCGGCGTAACCCCGGTGAGGTACGACCTGAGGGTTACCCCTCCGGTATCCAGCCGCAGGACCACCTCGGTGAAGTGGCCCCTGGGAAGTACCCGGGTGACTACCGCGGAGCCACCCCCCTCGGCCCCCGACCGTGTCTCCCCCGGCAGCGTCTCCCCCAGCCGTACCTCCTCCGGCCGTATCCCGACCACCTTGCCCGCGCCCGCCGGACCCACCACCTCCGCGCACCGCAGCAGCACCGTCCCGTCGGCGAGGCGCACCTCGCCCTGGCCGACGGTGACATCGTCGAGCCGGTTGAGGCTGCCGACGAACTCGGCGGTGAAGAGGGTCGCGGGGGTGCGGTAGAGGTCGTCGGGGGCGGCGTACTGCTCGATGCGGCCCGCGTTCATGACGGCGATGCGGTCGGCGACGCTCAGGGCCTCGTCCTGGTCGTGGGTGACGAACAGGGTGGTGATGCCCAGGCGTTGCTGGATGTCGCGGATCTCCTCGCGGACGCGCTCGCGCAGTTTGGCGTCCAGGTTGGACAACGGCTCGTCCAGCAGGAGGAGTTGGGGCCGGAGTGCCAACGCCCGGGCGAGCGCGGTGCGTTGCTGTTCGCCGCCGGAGATGCGGGCCGGGTAGCTGTCGGCGTGGTGGGTGAGGCCGACCAGGTCGAGCGCTTCGGCGACGCGCCGCGCCGCCTCGGCCTTGGGGACCTTGTGCATCTTGAGCCCGAAGCCGACGTTGCCCGCGACGGTCATGTGCGGCCAGAGGGCGTAGTTCTGGAACACCATGGCGGTGGGCCGTCGTTCGGGCGGGACGGCCGCGTAGTCGGTGCCGCCGATCTCGACGCGTCCGGCGTCGGGGGTCAGAAATCCCGCCGCCATGCGGAGAGTTGTGGTCTTGCCGCAGCCGGAGGGGCCGAGCAGGCAGACCATCTCGCCGGGCTCCACCCGCAGTTCGAGGCCGTCGACGATCGTCCGGCCGCCGAGTGTCTTGCTGAGACCAGCCAGAACCAGCCCTGAATTCA encodes:
- the kdpF gene encoding K(+)-transporting ATPase subunit F, with translation MTAENIVGLIVAVALLGYLVLALIFPERF
- the kdpA gene encoding potassium-transporting ATPase subunit KdpA; this translates as MGPVLAGVLQLLALIGALALSYIPLGNYMAKVYSTGRHWRVERWIYRGIGANPDTQMTWPAYLRGVLAFSAVGVLFLYLLQRLQGVLPGSLGFDSVNPAQAFNTAVSFVTNTNWQSYYGEQTMGHVVQTAGLAVQNFVSAAVGIAVAVALVRGFARSRTGELGNFWADLVRGTVRILVPGAALAAVVLVACGVIQNFSGIHEVGQFMGGSRQWNGGAVASQEAIKELGTNGGGYFNANSAHPYENPTPFTNLFEIFLILVIPFSLTRTFGVMVGSVRQGYAILATMASIWLGFVALMMWTEFAHHGPALELAGGAMEGKEVRFGIGGSSLFAVSTTLTSTGAVDSFHSSFTGLGGGITMLGMMLGEIAPGGTGSGLYGMLIMAVIAVFIAGLMVGRTPEYLGKKIGAREIKLAACYILVTPALVLVFTGVSMSLSTPPHSMLNSGAHGFSEVLYAFTSAANNNGSAFAGLNANTDWYNTTTALAMALGRFLPMVFVLALAGSLAEQRPVPATAGTLRTEKPLFTGLLVGAILIITGLTYFPALALGPLAEGLAS
- a CDS encoding inositol monophosphatase family protein, whose protein sequence is MRDEVDLDAAMEVATELAYWASEVIRRPRPQEVRQKEGPADIVTDRDEEVEAHVREVLTDAFPEYGIVGEEYGTTDGVPDAPHWLIDPIDGTTNYAHGLGWCSFSLGLAAPDGSPLLGVVADPWRGEVFTAIRGRGAFLDGAPLTAAPHTTLTGHVFMTEWAAHRHWTGLDALLAALAERHCTVRVMGSTALSLAQVAAGRASAAAIGEFHPIDGLPALLIATEAGAVALPELPAYDTPLLLAAPGVAREAAELLRAARG
- a CDS encoding ABC transporter ATP-binding protein produces the protein MNSGLVLAGLSKTLGGRTIVDGLELRVEPGEMVCLLGPSGCGKTTTLRMAAGFLTPDAGRVEIGGTDYAAVPPERRPTAMVFQNYALWPHMTVAGNVGFGLKMHKVPKAEAARRVAEALDLVGLTHHADSYPARISGGEQQRTALARALALRPQLLLLDEPLSNLDAKLRERVREEIRDIQQRLGITTLFVTHDQDEALSVADRIAVMNAGRIEQYAAPDDLYRTPATLFTAEFVGSLNRLDDVTVGQGEVRLADGTVLLRCAEVVGPAGAGKVVGIRPEEVRLGETLPGETRSGAEGGGSAVVTRVLPRGHFTEVVLRLDTGGVTLRSYLTGVTPGVGERVLVSAGRALAYDVPRGDVLGSDVPEGDVPEGDVPRDDLPKGEAPASYDGHGAAA
- a CDS encoding glycerophosphodiester phosphodiesterase, yielding MSLLAVAHRGDPRGAVENTLAAIRLAGAAGADAIEVDLRRTADGVLVLHHDDDLTRLWGRPERVADLTLSALRALAPDVPTLAEALETAARPLLLDTGDPELAVAALAEIAGAGAMFCGSAEAMAAVRARDDHVTLFLSWYGAEPPAESVLTAVRPQYYNPEHRFLSSQEVRVWHDRGIKVSCWTVDDAVRREELISWGVDAIISNDVEGVVKSCA